A genomic segment from Sphingomonas astaxanthinifaciens DSM 22298 encodes:
- a CDS encoding M56 family metallopeptidase, with protein MEQLVAFVLKSFLIAGVTLGVLHLLRGRSASERSMVAHFGLFALFVLPLGSMFLPQLVVRHPMLAADAPPIAAAAAPAAALPATTATVPAPVADSFSLLDLWPLVYGLPVAILLGITILAVLRLLALRTKASVLVEPKWLSALALAQRRMDFKHGTALLTSRDLHSPISWGLISPVILLNEEALKAEGEAEAIIAHELAHVRGMDWAKLLLARIVTAIHWMNPLAWMLAREAHQLREETADDAVLAAEVSGPDYAQLLVGVARHDCKGLLLGAHGVAPSNGSLSRRVRRVLDGSLPRTPAARGFAAGIALGVVATAAPLAALTFAPAERAAAADSLLRAPEPQRSLPAVVARSVAGAAALTSEAVAARVTSALTGDDAPAPDLERRIRAQVRASLVAPEPPLPPLPARAPRPPAPPAPPRDDLDEAIERAVAAKSMGITPEYGAQLRAAAPGLRIDDEDLMGLKAVGVTPQWLSEMVRSGYRVRHVEDLTGARAVGVTGAYVADLASAGYRNLDIGDLTAMRALGVTGNYIRSLKAAGMTGLTPQRIVELRAQGISAEALRGWRTKPPRIPRVGAGAPEPPEAPAPPEPPEEPDADGAR; from the coding sequence ATGGAACAGCTCGTCGCCTTCGTCCTCAAGTCGTTTCTGATCGCCGGGGTGACGCTCGGCGTCCTCCACCTCCTGCGCGGCCGCTCGGCCTCGGAGCGGAGCATGGTCGCGCATTTCGGCCTGTTCGCCCTGTTCGTGCTTCCGCTGGGGTCGATGTTCCTGCCGCAGCTGGTCGTGCGCCACCCGATGCTGGCCGCCGATGCCCCGCCGATCGCCGCCGCGGCCGCCCCCGCCGCCGCCCTGCCGGCCACCACGGCCACCGTTCCCGCACCCGTCGCCGACAGCTTCAGCCTGCTCGACCTGTGGCCGCTCGTTTACGGCCTGCCGGTCGCGATCCTGCTCGGGATCACCATTCTCGCCGTGCTTCGGCTGCTGGCGCTCAGGACCAAGGCGTCGGTGCTGGTCGAGCCCAAGTGGCTGAGCGCGCTCGCGCTCGCCCAGCGGCGGATGGACTTCAAGCACGGCACCGCGCTCCTCACCAGCCGCGACCTTCACTCGCCGATCAGCTGGGGCCTGATCAGTCCGGTGATCCTGCTCAACGAGGAAGCGCTGAAAGCGGAAGGCGAAGCCGAGGCGATCATCGCACACGAGCTCGCCCATGTCCGCGGCATGGACTGGGCCAAGCTGCTGCTCGCCCGGATCGTCACCGCCATCCACTGGATGAACCCGCTCGCCTGGATGCTTGCCCGCGAGGCGCATCAGCTGCGCGAGGAAACCGCCGACGACGCCGTCCTCGCGGCCGAGGTCTCGGGCCCCGATTATGCCCAGTTGCTGGTCGGAGTCGCCCGCCATGACTGCAAGGGGCTGCTGCTGGGCGCGCATGGAGTCGCCCCGTCGAACGGGAGCCTGAGCCGCCGGGTCCGCCGCGTGCTCGACGGCTCGCTTCCGCGCACGCCCGCCGCGCGCGGCTTTGCCGCGGGAATCGCGCTCGGCGTGGTCGCCACCGCCGCGCCGCTCGCCGCGCTCACCTTCGCCCCTGCCGAGCGGGCCGCGGCCGCCGACAGCCTGCTGCGCGCGCCCGAACCGCAGCGCTCGCTGCCCGCCGTCGTCGCCCGCTCGGTCGCCGGGGCCGCCGCGCTCACCAGCGAAGCGGTCGCTGCCCGCGTCACCTCGGCGCTGACCGGAGACGACGCCCCCGCCCCCGATCTCGAGCGCCGGATCCGCGCCCAGGTCCGCGCCTCGCTGGTCGCGCCCGAGCCGCCGCTCCCGCCGCTGCCCGCCCGCGCGCCGCGCCCGCCCGCTCCGCCGGCCCCGCCGCGCGACGATCTCGACGAGGCGATCGAGCGGGCGGTGGCCGCCAAGTCGATGGGGATCACGCCCGAATATGGCGCCCAGCTCCGCGCCGCCGCGCCTGGCCTGCGGATCGACGACGAGGATTTGATGGGCCTCAAGGCCGTCGGGGTCACCCCGCAATGGCTGAGCGAGATGGTCCGCTCTGGCTACCGCGTTCGCCACGTCGAGGATTTGACCGGAGCCCGCGCGGTGGGGGTGACCGGCGCCTATGTCGCCGACCTCGCCTCGGCCGGCTATCGCAACCTCGATATCGGCGACCTGACCGCGATGCGCGCGCTGGGCGTCACCGGCAATTACATCCGCTCCTTGAAGGCCGCCGGAATGACCGGGCTGACGCCGCAGCGGATCGTCGAGCTTCGGGCCCAGGGCATCTCGGCCGAGGCACTTCGGGGCTGGCGGACCAAGCCGCCACGGATCCCGCGGGTCGGGGCGGGCGCGCCCGAACCGCCCGAGGCCCCCGCACCGCCCGAGCCGCCAGAAGAACCCGACGCCGACGGCGCCCGCTAG
- a CDS encoding YaiO family outer membrane beta-barrel protein has translation MTPFLVFAGMASVALVPAQPSDYEAAVAARRAGQPAEAAERLERWLAAHPDDVDARLQYGLALIDLGRPRDAERALRQVLAAAPGYEDARLGLARIDRDRPPRWRFDLDGGASQLSGRQPDWRELAGQLRYQDGESAYGLRVEASRRFGRSDVYAEVAAERSLAPGFAVSLIAGATPDADFRPVWQLGAGARWRVRATPAPTLLTLDTRVAHYRSGTVALAKPGIEQYVAGGRLWGTAQLIVLRGDGRTQIGALGRIDAEVSDGLRLFAGAANAPDLSEGVPLRDRSLFGGVEASLGDRRFLRFSIARHDLPAGADRTDFSVGGGIRF, from the coding sequence ATGACGCCGTTCCTGGTCTTTGCGGGCATGGCGTCCGTCGCCCTCGTCCCGGCGCAGCCGTCGGACTATGAGGCGGCCGTCGCGGCGCGGCGTGCCGGCCAACCGGCGGAGGCCGCCGAGCGGCTCGAGCGCTGGCTTGCCGCGCACCCCGATGATGTCGATGCCCGCCTCCAATATGGGCTCGCGCTGATCGACCTCGGCCGCCCTCGCGATGCCGAGCGGGCGCTCCGACAGGTTCTCGCGGCCGCGCCCGGCTACGAGGATGCGAGGCTCGGCCTCGCCCGGATCGACCGCGACCGGCCGCCGCGCTGGCGCTTCGATCTCGACGGCGGTGCCAGCCAGCTGTCGGGACGCCAGCCCGACTGGCGCGAGCTTGCCGGACAGCTGCGCTATCAGGACGGCGAGAGCGCTTATGGCCTGAGGGTCGAAGCCAGCCGCCGTTTCGGGCGCAGCGACGTCTATGCCGAGGTCGCGGCCGAGCGCAGCCTTGCGCCGGGGTTCGCGGTGTCGCTCATTGCGGGGGCCACGCCGGACGCCGATTTTCGCCCCGTCTGGCAGCTTGGCGCGGGCGCGCGTTGGCGGGTCCGGGCAACCCCTGCACCGACGTTGCTGACCCTCGACACCCGAGTCGCCCACTATCGCTCGGGCACCGTTGCGCTGGCGAAGCCGGGGATCGAGCAATATGTCGCGGGCGGGCGGCTGTGGGGAACCGCGCAACTGATCGTTCTGCGGGGCGATGGACGGACGCAGATCGGCGCGCTCGGGCGGATCGACGCCGAGGTCAGTGACGGGCTTCGGCTCTTCGCGGGCGCGGCCAATGCGCCCGACCTCTCCGAGGGCGTGCCCCTGCGTGACCGCAGCCTGTTCGGCGGGGTCGAGGCGTCCCTCGGCGACCGGCGGTTTCTTCGCTTCTCGATCGCGCGTCACGACCTCCCGGCCGGTGCCGACCGGACCGATTTCTCCGTCGGCGGCGGGATTCGCTTTTGA
- a CDS encoding glycosyltransferase family 2 protein, translating into MTDLAWWEAMAVRAAEVTAWIVIVTGLAQILIYLVQLLFAAISLSRRPPVVRSSLLWQRYADRAPPITVLAPAYNEELTIVESVTSLLALHYPEFEVVVINDGSRDGTLQRLIDHFEVEPIDRYHDLTVAHQPIRGLYANPRLPRLLVIDKENGGKSDALNAGINLARAPLFCSIDADSLLESDALLRAVRPFIEDPDRMVAVGGTIRLANGSAIERGRVTDVRLPRNPLALVQVVEYLRAFLMARLGLSQLQVLTVISGAFGLFRRRLALEVGGYSHGTVGEDMELVIKLHRHMRELRRPYRIDFIPEPVCWTEAPEDLAVLGRQRARWQRGSLETFAKHRDMLFNPRYGRVGFLAFGQVLVVDVLGPVIEVLGYFLIPLLWAAGLLSIDYLLAFLAVTFTFGIFISVATLILEEVELRRFARARDLAVLTFVAVVENLGYRQISNVWRVRGLWQFLRKHQGWGQMTRKGFQSAS; encoded by the coding sequence ATGACCGATCTCGCCTGGTGGGAAGCCATGGCCGTGCGCGCGGCCGAGGTCACGGCCTGGATCGTGATCGTCACCGGCCTCGCCCAGATCCTCATCTATCTCGTCCAGCTGCTGTTCGCCGCGATCAGCCTGTCGCGACGCCCGCCGGTGGTCCGCTCCTCGCTCCTGTGGCAGCGCTACGCTGACCGCGCGCCGCCGATCACCGTGCTCGCGCCCGCCTACAACGAGGAGCTGACGATCGTCGAAAGCGTCACCTCGCTGCTCGCGCTCCACTATCCCGAGTTCGAGGTGGTGGTGATCAACGACGGGTCGCGCGACGGGACGCTGCAGCGGCTGATCGACCATTTCGAGGTCGAGCCCATCGATCGCTATCACGACCTCACCGTCGCCCATCAGCCGATCCGTGGGCTCTACGCCAATCCGCGCCTCCCGCGGCTGCTGGTGATCGACAAGGAAAATGGCGGCAAGTCGGATGCCTTGAACGCCGGGATCAACCTCGCCCGGGCGCCGCTCTTCTGCTCGATCGACGCCGATTCGCTGCTCGAGAGCGATGCCCTGCTGCGCGCGGTCCGCCCCTTCATTGAGGACCCCGATAGGATGGTCGCGGTGGGCGGCACGATCCGCCTCGCCAACGGCAGCGCGATCGAGCGCGGGCGGGTGACCGACGTCCGGCTGCCACGCAATCCGCTCGCCCTGGTGCAGGTGGTCGAATATCTCCGCGCCTTCCTGATGGCGCGGCTGGGGCTCAGCCAGCTCCAAGTGCTGACCGTCATTTCGGGGGCCTTCGGGCTGTTCCGCCGCCGCCTGGCGCTCGAGGTCGGGGGCTACAGCCACGGCACCGTCGGCGAGGACATGGAGCTGGTGATCAAGCTCCATCGCCACATGCGCGAGCTCAGGCGGCCTTACCGGATCGACTTCATCCCCGAGCCCGTCTGCTGGACCGAGGCACCCGAGGATCTCGCCGTCCTCGGCCGCCAGCGCGCGCGCTGGCAGCGCGGCTCGCTCGAGACCTTCGCCAAGCATCGCGACATGCTGTTCAATCCCAGATATGGCCGGGTCGGATTCCTCGCCTTCGGCCAGGTGCTGGTGGTCGACGTGCTGGGGCCGGTCATCGAGGTGCTCGGCTATTTCCTCATTCCGTTGCTGTGGGCGGCGGGCCTGCTCTCGATCGACTATCTGCTGGCCTTCCTCGCGGTCACCTTCACCTTCGGGATCTTCATCAGCGTCGCGACCTTGATCCTCGAGGAAGTCGAGCTTCGCCGCTTCGCGCGCGCGCGCGACCTGGCGGTCCTGACCTTCGTCGCGGTGGTCGAGAACCTGGGCTACCGGCAGATCAGCAACGTCTGGCGGGTGCGCGGGCTGTGGCAGTTCCTGCGCAAGCACCAGGGCTGGGGTCAGATGACCCGCAAGGGCTTTCAGTCGGCGTCGTGA
- a CDS encoding Hpt domain-containing protein — MDDPMGPLRERFRARAATHAEALDRAVAAQDEAALVALAHKLAGSAAIFGFAELGACASQIDEAAAAGGPTLDLPAVGQLLAGLRAIAHDAD; from the coding sequence ATGGACGATCCCATGGGGCCCTTGCGCGAACGCTTCAGGGCGCGCGCCGCGACCCATGCGGAAGCGCTCGACCGCGCGGTGGCGGCGCAGGACGAAGCCGCGCTGGTCGCACTGGCGCACAAGCTGGCGGGAAGCGCCGCCATCTTCGGGTTCGCCGAGCTTGGCGCATGCGCGTCGCAGATCGACGAGGCGGCCGCTGCGGGCGGGCCCACGCTCGACCTTCCCGCGGTGGGCCAGCTGCTGGCCGGGCTTCGTGCGATCGCTCACGACGCCGACTGA
- a CDS encoding HEAT repeat domain-containing protein, translated as MIGLAGLWSLSLALSLAALVIMAGLILGRMVSARRSATRKAFRDQLVPRLLEGAPDAEIERLPQGRALLAQIAGELISIVRGDERDQFVATATRLGVAETLARQLRRGSHRERILAAESLSHFPDDRTTDALDAALDDRSADVRLTAALALASSGRAPPLAALVERLRLGISEQSMLVVTLIEEIARVRPEESRALLLDPATPATLKAAAIDAMSGSGDYSLVPVIASLAVEAPDDAPELPRYLRALGQLHHPAARPAIVRGLASRTWFVRAAAAEAAGRIGLLDLLHELEDLLDDGDWWVRYRAGEAIARLGAQGRRCLAHVTEAGSPRAREVARLSLIEQAALA; from the coding sequence TTGATCGGGCTCGCGGGGCTGTGGTCGCTGTCGCTGGCACTCAGCCTGGCGGCGCTGGTCATCATGGCCGGACTGATCCTCGGCCGCATGGTCTCGGCGCGGCGGTCCGCCACGCGCAAGGCGTTTCGCGACCAGCTGGTGCCGCGGCTGCTCGAGGGCGCGCCCGACGCCGAGATCGAGCGACTGCCCCAGGGGCGCGCGCTCCTCGCGCAGATCGCCGGCGAGCTCATCTCGATCGTTCGCGGGGATGAGCGCGACCAGTTCGTCGCCACCGCGACCAGGCTCGGGGTCGCCGAGACCCTGGCCCGGCAACTGCGCCGCGGCAGTCATCGCGAGCGAATCCTCGCCGCCGAAAGCCTTTCTCATTTTCCCGACGACCGAACCACCGATGCACTCGACGCGGCGCTCGACGATCGTAGCGCCGACGTTCGGCTGACGGCTGCACTGGCGCTGGCCAGCTCGGGCCGCGCGCCGCCGCTCGCCGCACTGGTCGAGCGGCTTCGGCTCGGGATCAGCGAGCAGTCGATGCTGGTGGTCACGCTGATCGAGGAGATTGCCCGGGTTCGCCCCGAGGAATCGCGCGCGCTGCTGCTCGACCCGGCCACCCCCGCGACGCTCAAGGCGGCCGCGATCGATGCCATGTCGGGGAGCGGCGACTATTCGCTGGTACCGGTGATCGCCAGCCTCGCGGTCGAGGCGCCCGACGACGCGCCCGAGCTTCCGCGCTATCTTCGCGCCCTCGGGCAATTGCACCATCCCGCGGCCCGGCCGGCGATCGTTCGCGGGCTCGCCAGCCGGACCTGGTTCGTCCGCGCGGCGGCGGCCGAGGCGGCGGGCCGGATCGGCCTGTTGGATCTTCTCCACGAGCTCGAAGACCTGCTCGACGACGGCGACTGGTGGGTGCGCTACCGGGCCGGCGAGGCGATTGCGCGGCTTGGGGCGCAGGGGCGGCGCTGCCTCGCCCATGTCACCGAGGCGGGATCGCCCCGTGCCCGCGAAGTCGCGCGCCTCTCGCTTATCGAACAGGCCGCGCTCGCATGA
- a CDS encoding response regulator, protein MSTLRHIILVEDDPDIAMVVRLALVEMNGLEVRHYVSGTALLADPDMVVPDLFLLDYGLPGMTGDELLARLRESPRTAAVPAVFMTASLMPDRMRDLKQAGALDVIAKPFDPMRLAANLRDLFERANPRPR, encoded by the coding sequence ATGAGCACGCTCCGCCATATCATCCTGGTCGAGGACGATCCCGATATCGCCATGGTCGTGCGCCTGGCGCTGGTCGAGATGAACGGGCTCGAGGTGCGCCATTACGTTTCGGGCACCGCTTTGCTGGCCGATCCAGACATGGTCGTGCCCGACCTGTTCCTGCTGGATTACGGACTGCCCGGAATGACCGGCGACGAATTGCTGGCCCGGCTGCGCGAGTCGCCGCGAACCGCGGCCGTGCCGGCGGTCTTCATGACCGCGAGCCTGATGCCCGACCGGATGCGTGACCTCAAGCAGGCGGGCGCGCTCGATGTCATCGCCAAGCCGTTCGACCCGATGCGCCTCGCCGCCAACCTGCGCGACCTGTTCGAGCGCGCCAATCCGCGCCCGCGCTGA
- a CDS encoding GAF domain-containing sensor histidine kinase, with product MIESQDDLRERVIARYRLGEGEELAFNQLSRTVAEVFGFPIALLTVLRRDRQMFQGVCGVSGTGTSRESAFCSHTVRKAEVMVVEDALLDPRFRDNDHVTGHPFIRFYAGAPVTIAGVAVGALCVIDHQPRNFSAEQRELLSHLADVAASLIETRLDSFVSERRERELKRQTDLLRVMLDNVDQGIAYFDDALKLTLWNERFFELHGFPDEMKRRGADAAEMLRISINWGLFGPEATEAWVPEMLEAIRNTPSSERTIATREGRLLHSVRIRLDDRQGFIVAVRDLTAERSASRAKDEFISTVSHELRTPLTAIRGALALLNSSIEGKVGDGEKLMLQMAEKNSLRLNRLIDDILDIERLSRGQTGYFMVPILMEDVVRDAVQQNQPFAHSLGVKLVGHARQTLPVSGDPGRLLQVLTNLIANAVRHSPEGAEVDVVAVMTERGVRVEVCDRGSGVPADFVDRLFERFSQAIDPNRRGHGGTGLGLAISRAIIEQHGGRIGYSPRDGGGSSFWIELPAA from the coding sequence ATGATCGAGTCCCAGGACGACCTGCGCGAACGGGTCATTGCGCGCTATCGCCTCGGTGAGGGCGAGGAACTGGCGTTCAACCAGCTGAGCCGCACAGTGGCCGAGGTCTTCGGTTTCCCGATCGCGCTCCTCACCGTGCTGCGCCGCGACCGCCAGATGTTCCAGGGCGTGTGCGGGGTCTCGGGAACCGGCACGAGCCGCGAGAGCGCTTTCTGCAGCCACACGGTGCGCAAGGCCGAGGTAATGGTCGTGGAGGATGCGCTGCTCGACCCGCGTTTCCGCGACAACGACCATGTGACCGGCCATCCGTTCATCCGCTTCTACGCCGGTGCGCCGGTGACCATTGCCGGGGTCGCGGTCGGTGCCCTGTGCGTGATCGACCACCAGCCGCGCAACTTCTCGGCCGAGCAGCGCGAGCTGCTCAGCCACCTCGCGGACGTCGCCGCGAGCCTGATCGAGACCCGCCTCGACAGCTTCGTTTCCGAGCGGCGCGAGCGCGAGCTCAAGCGCCAGACCGACCTCCTGCGGGTCATGCTCGACAACGTCGACCAAGGCATCGCCTATTTCGACGACGCGCTGAAGCTGACCTTGTGGAACGAGCGCTTCTTCGAGCTGCACGGCTTTCCCGACGAGATGAAGCGGCGCGGTGCGGATGCGGCCGAGATGCTCCGGATCAGCATCAACTGGGGCCTGTTCGGGCCCGAGGCGACCGAGGCCTGGGTCCCCGAAATGCTCGAGGCGATCCGCAACACGCCGAGCTCGGAGCGAACCATCGCGACCCGCGAAGGCCGGCTCCTCCATTCGGTCCGGATCCGGCTCGATGACCGGCAGGGGTTCATCGTCGCGGTCCGTGATCTCACCGCCGAGCGGAGCGCGAGCCGGGCCAAGGACGAATTCATTTCCACCGTCAGCCACGAACTGCGCACGCCGCTGACCGCGATCCGCGGTGCGCTGGCGCTGCTCAACAGCAGCATCGAGGGGAAGGTCGGCGATGGCGAGAAGCTCATGCTGCAGATGGCCGAGAAGAATTCGCTCCGCCTCAACCGCCTGATCGACGACATCCTCGACATCGAGCGGCTGAGCCGTGGCCAGACCGGCTATTTCATGGTCCCGATCCTGATGGAGGACGTGGTCCGCGACGCGGTGCAGCAGAACCAGCCCTTCGCGCATAGCCTTGGCGTGAAGCTCGTCGGTCACGCGAGGCAGACCTTGCCGGTCTCGGGCGACCCCGGGCGGCTGCTGCAGGTGCTGACCAACCTCATCGCCAATGCCGTCCGCCACAGTCCCGAAGGGGCCGAGGTCGATGTCGTGGCCGTCATGACGGAGCGCGGGGTACGGGTGGAGGTCTGCGACCGCGGAAGCGGTGTTCCCGCCGACTTCGTCGACCGCCTGTTCGAGCGCTTCTCGCAGGCGATCGACCCCAATCGCCGCGGTCATGGCGGAACCGGCCTCGGACTCGCGATCAGCCGCGCGATCATCGAGCAGCACGGCGGGCGGATCGGCTATTCTCCGCGCGACGGTGGCGGCTCGTCCTTCTGGATCGAGTTGCCCGCCGCATGA
- the crtY gene encoding lycopene beta-cyclase CrtY, producing the protein MMKRADLVIVGGGLAGGLCALALRRRRPDLRLLLVEPGPSIGGNHLWSFFESDVAPADRWLTDPLIRHRWPDYEVRFPAHQRHLAEAYQTIESEALDEAVRKALSAEEIVRAEATDLGPTHVTLATGERIEAKAVLDARGGKAEGLDLGWQKFLGQLLTIPQGHGLTRPIVMDATVDQHDGYRFVYCLPFSPTELFVEDTYYSDGPELDHDRLRDRIGDYAAAQGWQVADRSREEHGALPVVIGGDFDRLWPAADHVARAGARGGFFHPLTSYSLPDAVRFAIWLADKATFDARLGAATRARGRRHWRSGAFYRLLTALLFHAAEPGQRYLVLERFYRLSGPLIGRFYAGMSTGYDKARVLAGKPPVPFFRALRVLRDSL; encoded by the coding sequence ATGATGAAGCGCGCGGACCTGGTGATCGTCGGTGGAGGACTGGCCGGCGGCCTGTGCGCCCTCGCCCTTCGCCGCCGCCGCCCTGACCTCAGGCTGCTGCTGGTCGAGCCGGGGCCAAGCATCGGCGGCAACCATCTCTGGTCCTTCTTCGAAAGCGACGTCGCCCCCGCCGACCGCTGGCTGACCGACCCGCTGATCCGGCATCGCTGGCCCGATTACGAGGTCCGCTTCCCGGCGCACCAGCGCCACCTCGCCGAAGCCTATCAGACCATCGAGAGCGAGGCGCTCGACGAGGCCGTGCGCAAGGCCCTTTCCGCCGAGGAGATCGTCCGGGCCGAAGCCACCGACCTTGGCCCGACCCACGTCACCCTCGCGACCGGCGAGCGGATCGAGGCGAAGGCGGTGCTCGACGCGCGCGGGGGCAAAGCCGAGGGGCTCGATCTCGGCTGGCAGAAATTCCTCGGCCAGCTGCTGACCATCCCGCAGGGCCACGGCCTCACCCGTCCGATCGTGATGGACGCGACGGTCGACCAGCATGACGGCTATCGCTTCGTCTACTGCCTGCCCTTCAGCCCGACCGAACTCTTCGTCGAGGACACTTATTACAGCGACGGGCCCGAGCTCGACCACGACCGATTGCGTGACCGGATCGGCGATTATGCCGCGGCACAGGGCTGGCAGGTCGCGGACCGCAGCCGCGAGGAGCATGGCGCGCTGCCAGTGGTGATCGGCGGCGATTTCGACCGGCTGTGGCCCGCCGCCGACCATGTCGCCCGGGCCGGCGCGCGCGGCGGTTTCTTCCATCCGCTGACCAGCTATTCGCTGCCCGACGCGGTCCGCTTCGCCATCTGGCTGGCGGACAAGGCCACGTTCGACGCCCGGCTCGGGGCCGCGACCCGCGCGCGGGGCCGCCGCCACTGGAGGTCGGGTGCCTTCTACCGGCTGCTCACCGCGCTCCTGTTCCACGCCGCCGAGCCCGGCCAGCGCTACCTCGTGCTGGAGCGTTTCTACCGCCTTTCCGGCCCCTTGATCGGCCGCTTCTACGCGGGGATGAGCACCGGCTATGACAAGGCGCGCGTGCTCGCGGGCAAGCCGCCGGTGCCCTTCTTCCGGGCACTCAGGGTATTGAGGGACAGCTTGTGA
- a CDS encoding BlaI/MecI/CopY family transcriptional regulator, with amino-acid sequence MLNRLPPKERQIVDLLYQRGGLTAADVTDALPDQVSGSAVRTMLRRLEDKGFVTRADSERGFVYSPTVSDQTARKSALSEVVRVFFNGSPTSAASALLGMSERIDNAELDALEKMIAEARKAKGK; translated from the coding sequence GTGCTCAACCGATTGCCGCCCAAGGAACGCCAGATCGTCGACCTGCTCTACCAGCGGGGCGGCCTCACCGCGGCCGACGTCACCGACGCGCTTCCCGACCAGGTCAGCGGCTCGGCGGTCCGGACCATGCTTCGCCGGCTCGAGGACAAGGGCTTCGTCACCCGCGCCGACAGCGAGCGCGGCTTCGTCTACAGCCCGACCGTCTCCGACCAGACCGCGCGCAAGTCGGCGCTGAGCGAGGTCGTCCGGGTCTTCTTCAACGGCTCGCCCACCAGCGCCGCCAGCGCTCTCCTCGGCATGTCCGAGCGGATCGACAACGCCGAGCTCGACGCGCTCGAGAAGATGATCGCCGAGGCACGCAAGGCGAAGGGGAAGTAG
- a CDS encoding DUF2141 domain-containing protein encodes MTKRFTLAATAGLLLSAPVLMAAQAPQAGADLQVHLTGLRSAKGVVHLCLSARPDKFLDCKADKTALARTVPARAAGRLDLGPVRPGTYALLIVHDENQNGKLDMTLGIPREGFGFSNNPAMRPRPPRWEEIRFTMPATPTTQQIRVRYVL; translated from the coding sequence ATGACCAAGCGTTTCACTCTGGCCGCGACCGCCGGCCTCCTGCTTTCGGCACCCGTCCTGATGGCGGCGCAGGCCCCCCAGGCGGGGGCCGACCTCCAGGTCCACCTGACCGGCCTGCGTTCGGCCAAGGGCGTGGTTCACCTCTGCCTTTCGGCCCGCCCGGACAAGTTCCTCGACTGCAAGGCGGACAAGACGGCATTGGCGCGGACCGTGCCGGCGCGGGCGGCGGGGCGGCTCGACCTCGGCCCCGTCCGCCCCGGCACCTACGCCCTGCTGATCGTCCATGACGAGAATCAGAACGGGAAGCTCGACATGACGCTCGGAATCCCACGCGAAGGGTTCGGCTTCTCGAACAATCCCGCCATGCGTCCGCGCCCGCCGCGGTGGGAGGAGATCCGGTTCACCATGCCGGCGACCCCTACCACCCAGCAGATCCGCGTCCGCTACGTCCTCTAG
- a CDS encoding response regulator gives MGGTIIYVDDDEDLRDLVRMALAMEGSLEMVAFASGAEALAEAPGLRPDLILLDVMMPGMDGPATMRGLRDHAHLADVPVVFITANARPGEAERLLALGAAGLIAKPFDAVRLAATLRGYLG, from the coding sequence ATGGGTGGAACGATCATCTACGTCGACGACGACGAGGACCTGCGCGATCTGGTGCGAATGGCACTGGCGATGGAAGGCAGCCTCGAGATGGTCGCCTTCGCCTCGGGAGCCGAGGCGCTGGCCGAGGCGCCCGGTCTTCGGCCGGACCTCATCCTGCTCGACGTGATGATGCCCGGGATGGACGGGCCCGCGACGATGCGGGGACTGCGCGATCATGCTCACCTTGCCGACGTGCCCGTGGTCTTCATCACCGCCAACGCGCGGCCGGGCGAGGCCGAGCGACTGCTCGCGCTCGGCGCGGCGGGACTGATCGCCAAGCCCTTCGACGCGGTGCGGCTGGCGGCGACGCTGCGCGGATATCTGGGCTGA
- a CDS encoding response regulator transcription factor, with protein sequence MRILVCDDDDLLVELLQFRLRAKGYEVLTAFDGQAAMDIAGAERLDAVVLDAMMPRLDGYEVLRRLREDRATRDIPIIMLTARKAEQDIVAALRLGASDYLAKPFIPEELVARLARLLPASA encoded by the coding sequence TTGCGTATCCTTGTCTGCGACGACGACGATCTTCTGGTCGAGCTGCTGCAGTTCCGGCTGCGGGCCAAGGGATATGAGGTGTTGACCGCCTTCGACGGGCAGGCGGCGATGGACATCGCCGGCGCCGAGCGGCTCGACGCGGTGGTGCTCGACGCGATGATGCCCCGGCTTGACGGCTACGAGGTCTTGCGGCGCCTGCGCGAGGATCGCGCGACCCGCGACATCCCGATCATCATGCTGACCGCGCGGAAGGCCGAGCAGGACATCGTCGCCGCGCTTCGGCTCGGGGCGTCGGATTATCTCGCCAAGCCGTTCATCCCCGAGGAGCTGGTGGCGCGGCTGGCCCGGCTGCTTCCGGCCTCCGCCTGA